The following are encoded together in the Daucus carota subsp. sativus chromosome 5, DH1 v3.0, whole genome shotgun sequence genome:
- the LOC108220642 gene encoding probable protein phosphatase 2C 38, translated as MVKSCWKPSMEGDRLLWHKDLGSHVSGEFSMAVIQANNLLEDQSQLVSGQLSSMNSGPSGTFIGVYDGHGGPETSRFVNDTLFPNLKRLVSEHREVSANVIKKAFMATEQDFISSVRDQWHFKPQIAAVGTCCLVGIICDGVLYVGNAGDSRVVLGRANRSFSEVTAIQLSRDHNANIASVRDELHSLHPDDAQIVVLKHNIWRVKGIIQISRSIGDAYLKKAEFNREPLLAKFRLPAPFKKPILSPEPSTSTHKLSSTDQFLIFASDGLWEQLSNQDAVNIVHSYPRNGIARRLIKAALQVAARKREMRYLDLQNIGRGIRRHFHDDITVTVVFLNSPMVNKISARNICSIRAGE; from the exons ATGGTTAAGTCTTGTTGGAAGCCATCGATGGAAGGAGACCGATTGCTGTGGCATAAAGATTTAGGGAGCCATGTGAGTGGAGAGTTTTCAATGGCAGTAATTCAAGCTAACAATTTGCTAGAGGATCAAAGCCAACTTGTATCAGGACAATTAAGCTCAATGAATTCTGGTCCTTCAGGGACATTCATTGGGGTCTATGATGGACATGGAGGACCAGAGACATCGCGATTTGTAAACGACACCCTGTTTCCCAATCTCAAAA GATTGGTCTCTGAACACCGAGAAGTGTCTGCGAATGTCATTAAGAAGGCTTTTATGGCTACAGAACAGGATTTCATCTCTAGTGTGAGAGATCAATGGCATTTCAAGCCACAGATTGCAGCAGTGGGAACATGTTGTTTAGTCGGCATAATATGTGATGGGGTTCTGTATGTTGGTAATGCTGGAGACTCTCGTGTGGTTTTAGGGAGAGCGAATAGATCATTCTCAGAAGTGACAGCAATACAGTTATCAAGAGACCACAACGCAAACATTGCATCTGTAAGAGATGAGCTTCATTCATTGCATCCAGATGATGCGCAGATTGTggttttaaaacataatatttggCGTGTGAAAGGTATCATACAG ATTTCAAGATCCATTGGAGATGCCTATTTGAAAAAAGCAGAATTCAACAGGGAACCTCTACTGGCCAAGTTTAGATTACCTGCACCTTTTAAGAAGCCAATTCTTAGTCCAGAGCCATCAACCTCCACACACAAACTCAGCTCCACAGATCAGTTTCTCATATTTGCATCAGACGGGTTATGGGAGCAGCTTAGCAACCAGGATGCAGTAAATATTGTCCACAGTTACCCTCGAAAC GGAATAGCTAGGAGGCTTATAAAAGCTGCACTTCAAGTGGCAGCCCGGAAAAGGGAGATGAGATATTTGGATCTGCAGAATATCGGTAGAGGAATCAGGAGGCATTTCCATGACGACATTACTGTAACAGTCGTATTTCTAAATTCCCCAATGGTAAATAAGATATCTGCTCGTAATATATGTTCCATAAGAGCAGGTGAGTAG